A stretch of Pseudomonas sp. LRP2-20 DNA encodes these proteins:
- a CDS encoding MFS transporter, with the protein MSVHEAAPAAHETPQQQRKRLRKVAAATIFGSMLEWYDFYLYATMAAIVFSKIFFDASNPAVASLLAFSTFAIGFIARPFGGVLFGYLGDRFGRKHVLVITFCMMGVCTALIGLIPSYASIGIWAPILLVVIRIIQGLGAGAELSGAAVTSYEHASEGKRGSQGAWPALGLNLGLLLSSLTVYLLTMNGNDFLLAGGWRIPFIASIALVAIGLWVRKSIPETPDFKELDKADSSKPQVSPLKLLFRNDLKGLAVVFFVAIGYNALSYIFKTFSLAYLTQFKGVEAHVTSLSVTIASLVAIFAVPFFGWLCDRWSSKTVLMLGGVLSALFAYPFLQLLSSGEPTQIYIAIAIGTGILAPMMFAPQGSFLSRQFPTQTRSSGFGTGREIGTAVAGGLAPLGGLALVAGSSTHSTDGVALILAIAGVLVVVFALCDQGRKHSTSKN; encoded by the coding sequence ATGTCGGTACATGAGGCGGCCCCGGCCGCGCACGAGACCCCGCAACAGCAACGCAAGCGCCTGCGCAAGGTGGCGGCGGCGACCATCTTCGGCTCGATGCTGGAGTGGTACGACTTCTACCTCTACGCGACCATGGCGGCGATCGTGTTCTCGAAGATCTTCTTCGATGCCAGCAACCCCGCGGTGGCCTCGCTGCTGGCCTTCTCCACCTTCGCCATTGGCTTCATCGCCCGCCCCTTCGGCGGCGTCCTGTTCGGCTACCTGGGTGACCGCTTCGGTCGCAAGCATGTGCTGGTGATCACCTTCTGCATGATGGGTGTGTGCACGGCGCTGATCGGGCTGATTCCAAGCTATGCCAGTATCGGCATCTGGGCGCCGATCCTGCTGGTGGTGATCCGCATCATCCAGGGCCTGGGCGCAGGTGCCGAGCTGTCCGGCGCGGCAGTCACCTCCTACGAACATGCCAGTGAAGGCAAACGCGGCAGCCAGGGCGCCTGGCCGGCGTTGGGGCTGAACCTGGGGCTGCTGCTGTCGTCGCTGACCGTTTACCTGCTGACCATGAATGGCAATGACTTCCTCCTCGCCGGTGGCTGGCGCATCCCGTTCATTGCCAGCATCGCCCTGGTGGCGATCGGCCTGTGGGTGCGCAAGAGCATCCCCGAGACACCGGATTTCAAAGAGCTGGACAAGGCCGACAGCAGCAAGCCGCAAGTGTCGCCGTTGAAGCTGCTGTTCAGGAACGACCTCAAGGGCCTGGCCGTGGTGTTCTTCGTGGCCATCGGCTACAACGCCCTGAGCTACATCTTCAAGACCTTCTCACTGGCCTACCTGACCCAGTTCAAGGGCGTGGAAGCGCATGTCACCTCGCTGTCGGTAACCATCGCCAGCCTGGTGGCGATCTTCGCCGTGCCGTTCTTCGGCTGGTTGTGCGACCGCTGGAGCAGCAAGACCGTGCTGATGCTCGGCGGAGTGCTGTCGGCACTGTTCGCCTACCCGTTCCTGCAGCTGTTGAGCAGCGGTGAGCCCACCCAGATCTACATCGCCATCGCGATCGGTACCGGCATCCTCGCGCCGATGATGTTCGCCCCGCAGGGTTCGTTCCTCAGCCGTCAGTTCCCGACCCAGACACGCTCGTCCGGCTTTGGCACCGGCCGCGAGATCGGCACGGCGGTAGCCGGCGGCCTGGCGCCGCTGGGCGGGTTGGCCCTGGTGGCCGGGTCGTCGACCCATTCCACCGATGGCGTGGCGCTGATCCTGGCGATTGCCGGGGTGCTGGTGGTGGTGTTCGCCCTGTGCGACCAGGGGCGCAAGCATTCAACCTCGAAGAACTGA
- a CDS encoding NAD-glutamate dehydrogenase: MAFFTAASKADFQHQLQAALAQHISEQSLPQVALFAEQFFGIISLDELTQRRLSDLAGCTLSAWRIIERFDPEYPQVRVYNPDYERNGWQSTHTVVEVLHHDLPFLVDSVRTELNRRGYSIHTLQTTVLSVRRGAKGELLELLPKGTQGEGVRHESLMYLEIDRCANAAELTVLAREIEQVLAEVRVAVADFEPMKAKLREVVAEVENTAYGPVQHEKGEVKAFLEWLLDNHFTFLGYEEFTVQADSSGGQMVYDEQSFLGLPRRLRVGLTAEELRIEDYAVAYLNEPLLLSFAKAALPSRVHRPAYPDYVSIRQLDADGKVIKEHRFMGLYTSSVYGESVHAIPYIRVKVAEVERRSGFDPKAHLGKELAQVLEVLPRDDLFQTPIDELFSTVMSIVQIQERNKIRVFLRKDPYGRFCYCLAYVPREIYSTEVRQKIQQVLMERLKASDCEFWTFFSESVLARVQLILRVDPKNRIDIDPQQLENEVIQACRSWHDDYSALVIENFGEAQGTNILGDFPKGFPAGYRERFPAHSAVVDLQHVLALSESKPLAMSFYQPLTRLGERLLHCKLYHADTPLALSDVLPILENLGLRVLGEFPYRLRHASGREYWIHDFAFTYSEGLDLDIQQLNDILQDAFVHIVNGDAENDAFNRLVLTAGLPWRDVALLRAYARYLKQIRLGFDLGYIASTLNNHTDIARELTRLFKTRFYLARKLTTEDLDDKQQRLEQAILTALDEVQVLNEDRILRRYLDLIKATLRTNFYQPDANGQNKSYFSFKFNPKLIPELPKPVPKFEIFVYSPRVEGVHLRFGNVARGGLRWSDREEDFRTEVLGLVKAQQVKNSVIVPVGAKGGFLPRRLPLGGTRDEIAAEGVACYRIFISGLLDITDNLKDGGVVPPANVVRHDDDDPYLVVAADKGTATFSDIANGIAIDYGFWLGDAFASGGSAGYDHKKMGITARGAWVGVQRHFRERGINVQQDPITVIGVGDMAGDVFGNGLLMSDKLQLVAAFNHLHIFIDPNPDPATSFVERKRLFDLPRSAWSDYDSSIMSEGGGIFPRSAKSIAITPQMKERFAIEADRLTPTELLHALLKAPVDLLWNGGIGTYVKASSESHADVGDKANDALRVNGNELRCKVVGEGGNLGMTQLGRVEFGLHGGATNTDFIDNAGGVDCSDHEVNIKILLNEVVQGGDMTEKQRNQLLGSMTDEVAGLVLGNNYKQTQALSLAARRARERIAEYKRLMADLESRGKLDRAIEFLPSEEQLAERLAAGQGLTRAELSVLISYSKIDLKEQLLKSLVPDDDYLTRDMETAFPPSLVSKFAEAMRRHRLKREIVSTQIANDLVNNMGITFVQRLKESTGMSPANVAGAYVIVRDIFHLPHWFRQIEALDYQVPAEIQLTLMDELMRLGRRATRWFLRSRRNEQDAGRDTAHFGPKIAQLGLKLDELLEGPTRERWMVRYQSFVDAGVPELLARMVAGTTHLYTLLPIIEASDVTGHDPAQVAKAFFAVGSALDLTWYLQEISNLPVENNWQALAREAFRDDIDLQQRAITISVLQMADGPEDMDARVALWAEQHRVMVERWRAMLDDLRNATGTDYAMYAVANRELVDLALSGQAAVVPS; encoded by the coding sequence ATGGCGTTCTTCACCGCAGCCAGCAAAGCCGACTTCCAGCATCAACTGCAAGCGGCCCTGGCGCAGCACATCAGCGAACAGTCCCTGCCACAAGTGGCGCTGTTCGCCGAGCAGTTCTTCGGCATCATTTCTCTGGACGAACTCACCCAGCGCCGGCTTTCGGACCTGGCCGGCTGCACCCTGTCGGCGTGGCGCATCATCGAGCGTTTCGACCCCGAATACCCGCAAGTGCGGGTGTACAACCCCGATTACGAACGCAATGGCTGGCAATCGACCCATACCGTGGTCGAAGTGCTGCACCACGACCTGCCGTTCCTGGTCGACTCGGTGCGTACCGAGCTGAACCGCCGCGGCTACAGCATCCACACCCTGCAGACCACGGTGCTGAGCGTGCGCCGAGGCGCCAAGGGCGAACTGCTCGAACTGCTGCCCAAAGGCACCCAGGGCGAGGGCGTGCGTCATGAGTCGCTGATGTACCTGGAGATCGACCGCTGTGCCAATGCCGCCGAGCTGACCGTGCTGGCCCGCGAGATCGAGCAGGTGCTGGCCGAAGTGCGCGTGGCGGTGGCCGATTTCGAACCGATGAAAGCCAAGCTGCGGGAGGTCGTCGCCGAGGTGGAGAACACCGCCTATGGCCCGGTCCAGCATGAAAAGGGCGAGGTCAAGGCCTTCCTCGAATGGTTGCTGGACAACCACTTCACCTTCCTCGGCTATGAAGAATTCACCGTCCAGGCCGACAGTTCCGGTGGCCAGATGGTATACGACGAACAGTCGTTCCTCGGCCTGCCGCGCCGCCTGCGGGTGGGCCTGACGGCGGAAGAGCTGCGCATCGAAGACTACGCCGTGGCCTACCTCAACGAGCCGCTGCTGCTGTCGTTCGCCAAGGCCGCGCTGCCCAGCCGTGTGCATCGCCCGGCGTACCCGGACTACGTGTCGATCCGCCAGCTGGATGCCGACGGCAAGGTCATCAAGGAACACCGTTTCATGGGCCTGTACACCTCGTCGGTGTATGGCGAGAGCGTGCATGCCATCCCTTACATCCGTGTGAAGGTCGCCGAAGTCGAGCGCCGTTCCGGCTTCGACCCGAAAGCGCACCTGGGCAAGGAGCTGGCCCAGGTGCTCGAAGTGCTGCCGCGCGACGACCTGTTCCAGACCCCGATCGACGAGCTGTTCAGCACTGTGATGTCGATCGTGCAGATCCAGGAGCGCAACAAGATCCGCGTGTTCCTGCGCAAGGACCCATACGGGCGTTTCTGCTACTGCCTGGCCTACGTGCCACGCGAGATCTATTCCACCGAAGTGCGGCAGAAGATCCAGCAGGTGCTGATGGAGCGCCTGAAGGCCAGCGACTGCGAGTTCTGGACGTTCTTCTCCGAATCGGTGCTGGCGCGCGTGCAGCTGATCCTGCGGGTCGACCCGAAGAACCGCATCGACATCGACCCGCAGCAGCTGGAAAACGAAGTGATCCAGGCCTGCCGCTCGTGGCATGACGACTACTCGGCGCTGGTCATCGAAAACTTCGGCGAAGCCCAGGGCACCAATATCCTCGGTGACTTCCCCAAAGGCTTCCCGGCGGGCTACCGCGAGCGCTTCCCGGCACATTCGGCCGTGGTCGACCTGCAGCACGTGCTGGCGCTGTCCGAGAGCAAACCGCTGGCGATGAGTTTCTACCAGCCCCTGACTCGCCTGGGCGAACGCCTGCTGCACTGCAAGCTGTACCACGCCGACACCCCGCTGGCGCTGTCGGACGTGCTGCCGATCCTGGAAAACCTTGGCCTGCGCGTGCTTGGCGAGTTCCCTTACCGCCTGCGCCACGCCAGCGGGCGTGAGTACTGGATCCACGACTTCGCCTTCACCTACAGCGAAGGCCTGGACCTGGACATCCAGCAGCTCAACGACATCCTGCAGGATGCCTTCGTCCACATTGTCAACGGCGATGCCGAGAACGACGCGTTCAACCGCCTGGTCCTCACTGCCGGCCTGCCATGGCGTGACGTGGCGTTGCTGCGTGCCTATGCCCGCTACCTCAAGCAGATCCGCCTGGGCTTCGACCTTGGCTACATCGCCAGCACCCTGAACAACCACACCGACATCGCCCGCGAGCTGACCCGGTTGTTCAAGACCCGCTTCTACCTGGCGCGCAAGCTCACCACTGAGGACCTGGACGACAAGCAGCAGCGCCTGGAGCAGGCGATCCTCACGGCCCTGGACGAGGTCCAGGTGCTCAACGAGGACCGCATCCTGCGGCGCTACCTGGACCTGATCAAGGCGACCCTGCGCACCAACTTCTACCAGCCGGATGCCAACGGCCAGAACAAGTCGTACTTCAGCTTCAAGTTCAACCCCAAGCTGATTCCCGAGCTGCCCAAGCCGGTGCCGAAGTTCGAGATCTTCGTCTATTCGCCACGGGTCGAAGGCGTGCACCTGCGCTTTGGCAACGTCGCCCGCGGCGGCCTGCGCTGGTCGGACCGCGAGGAAGACTTCCGCACCGAAGTGCTGGGCCTGGTCAAAGCCCAACAAGTGAAGAACTCGGTGATCGTGCCGGTTGGCGCCAAGGGCGGCTTCCTGCCGCGCCGGCTGCCGCTGGGCGGCACCCGCGACGAGATCGCCGCCGAAGGCGTGGCGTGCTACCGCATCTTCATTTCTGGCCTGCTCGATATCACCGACAACCTCAAGGACGGTGGCGTGGTGCCGCCGGCCAACGTGGTGCGTCACGATGATGACGACCCGTACCTGGTAGTAGCAGCCGACAAGGGCACCGCGACCTTCTCCGATATCGCCAACGGCATCGCCATCGACTACGGCTTCTGGCTCGGCGATGCGTTCGCCTCGGGTGGCTCGGCCGGTTATGACCACAAGAAGATGGGCATCACTGCCCGTGGCGCCTGGGTTGGCGTGCAGCGGCACTTCCGCGAGCGTGGCATCAATGTGCAGCAGGACCCGATCACCGTGATCGGCGTCGGCGACATGGCCGGTGACGTGTTCGGCAACGGCCTGCTGATGTCCGACAAACTGCAGTTGGTGGCGGCATTCAACCACCTGCATATCTTCATCGACCCGAACCCGGACCCGGCCACCAGCTTCGTCGAGCGCAAGCGCCTGTTCGACCTGCCGCGCTCGGCCTGGAGCGACTACGACAGCAGCATCATGTCCGAAGGCGGCGGTATCTTCCCGCGCAGTGCCAAGAGCATCGCCATCACCCCGCAGATGAAGGAGCGCTTCGCCATCGAGGCGGACCGCCTGACCCCGACCGAACTGTTGCACGCGTTGCTCAAGGCGCCGGTGGACCTGCTGTGGAACGGCGGCATCGGCACCTACGTCAAGGCCAGCAGCGAAAGCCACGCCGATGTCGGCGACAAGGCCAACGACGCCCTGCGGGTCAATGGCAACGAGCTGCGCTGCAAGGTGGTGGGCGAGGGCGGCAACCTCGGCATGACCCAGCTCGGCCGTGTCGAGTTCGGCCTGCACGGCGGCGCCACCAACACCGACTTCATCGACAACGCCGGTGGCGTGGACTGCTCCGACCACGAGGTCAACATCAAGATCCTGCTCAATGAAGTGGTGCAGGGTGGCGACATGACCGAGAAGCAGCGCAACCAGCTGCTCGGCAGCATGACCGACGAAGTGGCCGGCCTGGTGCTGGGCAACAACTACAAGCAGACCCAGGCGCTGTCACTGGCCGCCCGCCGCGCTCGCGAGCGGATTGCCGAGTACAAGCGCCTGATGGCCGACCTCGAAAGCCGTGGCAAGCTGGACCGGGCCATCGAGTTCCTGCCGTCCGAAGAGCAGCTGGCCGAACGCTTGGCCGCCGGCCAGGGCCTGACCCGCGCCGAGCTGTCGGTGCTGATCTCGTACAGCAAGATCGACCTCAAGGAGCAGCTGCTCAAGTCGCTGGTGCCGGACGACGACTACCTGACCCGCGACATGGAGACTGCCTTCCCGCCGTCGCTGGTCAGCAAGTTCGCCGAAGCCATGCGCCGTCACCGGTTGAAGCGCGAAATCGTCAGCACCCAGATCGCCAACGACCTGGTCAACAACATGGGCATCACCTTCGTCCAGCGCCTGAAGGAGTCGACCGGCATGAGCCCGGCCAACGTCGCCGGGGCCTATGTGATCGTGCGCGACATCTTCCACCTGCCGCACTGGTTCCGCCAGATCGAGGCGCTCGACTACCAGGTGCCAGCGGAAATCCAGCTGACCCTGATGGACGAACTGATGCGCCTGGGCCGCCGCGCCACCCGCTGGTTCCTGCGCAGCCGGCGCAACGAGCAGGATGCCGGGCGTGACACCGCGCACTTCGGGCCGAAGATTGCCCAGCTGGGGCTCAAGCTCGACGAGCTGCTGGAGGGCCCGACCCGCGAGCGCTGGATGGTACGTTACCAAAGCTTCGTCGACGCCGGGGTGCCGGAGTTGCTGGCACGCATGGTGGCCGGTACCACCCACCTGTACACCCTGCTGCCGATCATCGAAGCCTCGGACGTGACCGGGCATGACCCGGCGCAGGTGGCCAAGGCGTTCTTCGCCGTGGGCAGTGCCCTGGACCTGACCTGGTACTTGCAGGAAATCAGCAACCTGCCGGTGGAAAACAACTGGCAGGCCCTGGCCCGCGAGGCGTTCCGCGACGACATCGACCTGCAACAGCGGGCGATCACCATCTCGGTGTTGCAGATGGCCGATGGCCCGGAAGACATGGACGCCCGCGTGGCGCTGTGGGCCGAGCAGCACCGGGTCATGGTCGAGCGCTGGCGCGCCATGCTCGACGACTTGCGCAACGCCACCGGCACCGACTATGCGATGTACGCGGTAGCAAACCGCGAGCTGGTCGACCTGGCACTGAGCGGGCAGGCGGCGGTGGTGCCGTCCTGA
- the lhgO gene encoding L-2-hydroxyglutarate oxidase → MTYDYCIIGGGIVGLATAMALLQQRPGASLLILEKEASLGRHQTGHNSGVIHAGIYYAPGSLKAELCKRGAQATKDFCSEHGIAFEVCGKLLVASNDLEVQRMQALYERSQQNGLKVERLDAAALAEREPNIVGKGALFLDATGIVDYTQVCNAMAKVIRQAGGEVHLSTSVRAIQEHADHVAIGTDSQTWRARQLVACAGLQSDRLARLAGVKIEHQIIPFRGEYYRLPASKNQIVNHLIYPIPDPELPFLGVHLTRMIDGSVTVGPNAVLGFGRENYRKFSINWRDVAEYARFPGFWKTLWNNLGSGTAEMKNSLFKRGYLEQCRKYCPSLEVADLLPYEAGIRAQAVMRDGTLVHDFLFAETPRMVHVCNAPSPAATSAIPIGQMIAEKILKAR, encoded by the coding sequence ATGACTTACGACTACTGCATCATCGGCGGCGGCATCGTCGGCCTCGCCACCGCGATGGCCCTGCTCCAGCAACGCCCAGGCGCATCCCTGCTGATTCTGGAAAAGGAAGCCAGCCTCGGCCGCCACCAGACCGGCCACAACAGCGGCGTGATCCATGCGGGCATCTACTATGCACCGGGCAGCCTCAAGGCTGAACTGTGCAAGCGCGGCGCCCAGGCGACCAAGGACTTCTGCAGCGAACATGGCATTGCCTTCGAGGTCTGCGGCAAGCTGCTGGTGGCCTCCAACGACCTGGAAGTGCAGCGCATGCAGGCGCTGTATGAGCGCTCGCAGCAGAACGGCCTGAAGGTCGAGCGCCTGGATGCCGCTGCGCTGGCTGAACGTGAACCGAACATCGTCGGCAAGGGCGCACTGTTCCTCGATGCCACTGGCATCGTCGACTACACCCAGGTGTGCAACGCCATGGCCAAGGTGATCCGTCAGGCCGGCGGCGAGGTGCACCTGTCGACCAGCGTGCGCGCCATCCAGGAGCATGCCGACCACGTCGCCATCGGCACCGACAGCCAGACCTGGCGCGCCCGCCAGCTGGTCGCCTGCGCCGGCCTGCAGTCCGACCGCCTGGCGCGCCTTGCCGGCGTGAAGATCGAGCACCAGATCATCCCCTTCCGCGGCGAGTACTACCGCCTGCCGGCCAGCAAGAACCAGATCGTCAACCACCTGATCTACCCGATCCCTGACCCGGAGTTGCCGTTTCTCGGTGTGCACCTGACGCGCATGATCGACGGCAGTGTCACCGTCGGCCCAAATGCCGTGCTCGGTTTCGGCCGGGAGAACTACCGCAAGTTTTCGATCAACTGGCGCGACGTGGCCGAGTACGCGCGCTTCCCGGGCTTCTGGAAGACCCTCTGGAACAACCTCGGCTCCGGCACCGCCGAGATGAAGAACTCGCTGTTCAAACGCGGCTACCTGGAACAGTGCCGCAAGTACTGCCCATCGCTGGAAGTGGCGGACCTGCTGCCTTACGAAGCCGGCATCCGCGCCCAGGCGGTGATGCGCGACGGCACCCTGGTGCACGACTTCCTGTTCGCCGAGACCCCGCGCATGGTGCACGTCTGCAATGCCCCGTCGCCGGCTGCCACCTCGGCCATTCCCATCGGCCAGATGATCGCCGAGAAGATCCTCAAGGCCCGCTGA
- a CDS encoding AAA family ATPase, whose amino-acid sequence MEHREALIALRTFLSSQILGQEKLVERLLIVLLADGHMLVEGAPGLAKTKAIKELAEGIEAQFHRIQFTPDLLPADITGTEIYRPETGSFVFQQGPIFHNLVLADEINRAPAKVQSALLEAMAERQVSVGRSTYDLSPLFLVMATQNPIEQEGTYPLPEAQLDRFLMHVKIGFPDAAVERRILAQARGEALGGEVKPERRVSQQAIFAARKEILGLYMADAVEEYLVQLVMATRTPAKFDAELADWIAYGASPRGSIALDRCARAHAWLAGRDFVSPEDIQAVLFDVLRHRIILSFEAEAAGIDQDRVVQRILDVVAVA is encoded by the coding sequence ATGGAACACCGTGAAGCGCTGATCGCGCTACGCACTTTTCTTTCCTCCCAGATCCTAGGCCAGGAAAAGCTGGTCGAGCGGCTGTTGATCGTGTTGCTGGCCGACGGCCATATGCTGGTCGAAGGTGCGCCGGGCCTGGCCAAGACCAAGGCCATCAAAGAGCTGGCCGAAGGCATCGAGGCGCAGTTCCATCGCATCCAGTTCACCCCCGACCTGCTCCCGGCCGACATCACCGGCACCGAGATCTATCGCCCGGAAACCGGCAGTTTCGTGTTCCAGCAGGGGCCGATCTTCCACAACCTGGTGCTGGCCGACGAAATCAACCGCGCCCCGGCCAAGGTCCAGTCAGCACTGCTCGAAGCCATGGCCGAGCGCCAGGTCAGCGTCGGCCGCAGTACCTATGACCTGTCGCCGCTGTTCCTGGTCATGGCCACACAGAACCCGATCGAGCAGGAAGGCACCTACCCACTGCCCGAAGCCCAGCTCGACCGCTTCCTGATGCACGTCAAGATCGGCTTCCCCGATGCCGCCGTGGAACGTCGCATCCTGGCCCAGGCCCGTGGCGAAGCGCTGGGCGGTGAAGTGAAACCCGAGCGCCGGGTCAGCCAGCAGGCGATCTTTGCCGCGCGCAAGGAAATCCTCGGCCTGTACATGGCCGATGCCGTGGAGGAATACCTGGTGCAGCTGGTCATGGCTACCCGCACCCCGGCCAAGTTCGACGCCGAGCTGGCCGACTGGATCGCCTATGGCGCCAGCCCGCGCGGCTCGATCGCCCTCGACCGCTGCGCCCGCGCCCATGCCTGGCTGGCCGGGCGCGACTTCGTCAGCCCCGAAGACATCCAGGCGGTGCTGTTCGATGTGCTGCGCCACCGCATCATCCTGTCGTTCGAAGCCGAAGCCGCGGGGATCGACCAGGACCGCGTGGTCCAGCGCATCCTCGACGTCGTGGCCGTCGCCTGA
- a CDS encoding T6SS phospholipase effector Tle1-like catalytic domain-containing protein translates to MGLFFDGTSNNQNNVAPVDDDGRNFNDDSYANARSNIALLHALYPCGDVGQQVFFKLYVEGIGTRAGEADTLFGKITGRGATGVQARVEQTLLKVGELLRDYLGDEPQAVPERVEFDLFGFSRGAAAARHLANRLGAGEPGLPVELQGERQINFIGLFDTVAAIVAPLQGNFSPANTDYGGLRLGLGRHVARQVVQLVAGHEQRHNFPLVSSANDIVVPGVHSNIGGGYLETMREHVLLCKPHVCRVSRTKPVEQTSAWVAANALLASAFADVAEPRPQLLTWEEPVAGGRARREDLEKLVYAAVYREREVSGHLSRVYLSIMRELGVRGGVPFMPLGDDEAHRLPDELGGISAKLHDHVLGAKGGPVLSADEEALLQWKYVHHSANWNAPGSMRGSPLDVIYFNRPAEGGRVVHENPVD, encoded by the coding sequence ATGGGGCTGTTTTTCGATGGCACCAGCAACAACCAGAACAACGTGGCGCCTGTCGATGACGATGGCCGCAACTTCAATGACGACAGCTACGCCAATGCGCGGAGCAACATAGCCTTGCTGCACGCGCTCTATCCCTGTGGGGATGTCGGGCAGCAGGTGTTTTTCAAGCTTTACGTGGAGGGTATCGGCACCCGCGCCGGGGAGGCCGACACGCTGTTTGGCAAGATTACAGGAAGAGGCGCAACAGGGGTGCAGGCGCGGGTCGAGCAAACCCTGCTCAAGGTGGGTGAGTTGCTGCGCGACTACCTGGGCGACGAGCCGCAGGCCGTGCCGGAGCGGGTCGAGTTCGACCTGTTCGGTTTCAGTCGCGGGGCGGCGGCGGCCAGGCACCTGGCCAATCGGTTGGGCGCGGGCGAGCCGGGCCTGCCGGTTGAATTGCAGGGGGAACGGCAAATCAACTTCATCGGCCTGTTCGACACGGTGGCAGCCATTGTCGCTCCGCTGCAGGGTAACTTCAGCCCTGCCAACACAGACTACGGTGGCTTGCGTCTGGGCCTGGGCAGGCATGTCGCGCGGCAGGTGGTACAGCTGGTGGCAGGGCATGAACAGCGGCATAACTTTCCGCTGGTGAGCAGTGCAAACGATATCGTTGTGCCCGGCGTGCACTCGAATATCGGCGGTGGGTACCTGGAAACCATGCGTGAGCACGTCTTGCTGTGCAAGCCGCACGTATGCCGTGTTTCGCGTACGAAGCCGGTTGAACAGACAAGTGCCTGGGTGGCAGCCAATGCGCTGCTGGCATCAGCGTTCGCTGACGTGGCTGAGCCACGGCCGCAGTTGCTGACCTGGGAGGAGCCGGTAGCCGGAGGCCGGGCGAGGCGTGAAGACCTCGAAAAGCTGGTGTACGCCGCCGTGTATCGTGAGCGAGAGGTGAGCGGGCACTTGTCACGCGTGTACCTGAGCATCATGCGTGAGCTTGGCGTGCGAGGCGGAGTGCCTTTCATGCCGTTGGGCGATGATGAGGCCCACCGGTTGCCGGACGAGTTGGGGGGGATCAGCGCGAAACTGCATGACCATGTACTGGGCGCCAAGGGCGGGCCAGTGCTTTCAGCTGACGAAGAGGCGTTGCTGCAGTGGAAATATGTGCATCACTCGGCGAACTGGAACGCGCCGGGTAGTATGCGGGGCAGTCCGCTGGATGTGATTTACTTCAACCGGCCAGCGGAGGGGGGCAGGGTGGTTCATGAGAACCCGGTTGACTGA
- a CDS encoding FadR/GntR family transcriptional regulator, which yields MLELQRPDTLVERVVSAIRAEIDSGRLAAESRLPTEQQLAEQLNVSRSVVREAVAQLKADGVLIARRGLGSYISQTPAGTVFRFPGSHGRKPDLVQMFEMRLWIETQAAAIAARRRDEQDLSRMAKALQVMLDKRSDFATASAADVAFHRAIAEASKNDYFVAFHDFLGGQLASARRTAWENSAAHSVGGSADANREHQALYQAIAAGDRQAAAACAEAHLRASAKRLKIDLPALD from the coding sequence ATGCTAGAGCTCCAGCGCCCCGACACCCTGGTCGAGCGAGTCGTCAGCGCCATCCGCGCCGAGATCGATTCCGGCCGCCTGGCCGCCGAATCGCGCCTGCCCACCGAACAGCAACTGGCCGAACAGCTGAATGTCAGCCGTTCGGTGGTGCGCGAGGCCGTGGCGCAGCTCAAGGCCGACGGCGTGCTGATCGCCCGTCGCGGGCTCGGTTCCTACATCTCGCAAACACCTGCCGGTACCGTGTTCCGCTTCCCCGGCAGCCATGGCCGCAAGCCGGACCTGGTGCAGATGTTCGAGATGCGCCTGTGGATCGAAACCCAGGCCGCCGCCATCGCCGCCCGCCGCCGCGACGAACAGGACCTGTCCCGCATGGCCAAGGCCCTGCAAGTGATGCTCGACAAGCGCAGCGATTTCGCCACCGCCTCGGCTGCCGACGTGGCCTTCCACCGAGCCATTGCCGAAGCCAGCAAGAACGATTACTTTGTGGCCTTCCACGACTTCCTGGGCGGCCAGTTGGCCAGCGCAAGGCGCACCGCCTGGGAAAACTCCGCCGCCCACTCGGTGGGTGGCTCTGCCGACGCCAACCGCGAACACCAGGCGCTGTACCAGGCCATTGCCGCGGGCGACCGCCAGGCAGCCGCAGCCTGCGCCGAAGCGCACCTGCGCGCTTCGGCCAAACGCCTGAAGATCGACCTCCCCGCGCTCGACTGA